The Lolium perenne isolate Kyuss_39 chromosome 6, Kyuss_2.0, whole genome shotgun sequence genome segment agcgcttgacttgatgagctacttcaattccaccaagatcaagtgaaacttcagttactgtgactgttttactttaaagcgcgaaaatttcccagattttctatgcatgaatgcaatgcacacatctgtttcctctatttttgtaaccccattacctgggatattacatgacccgatactccattggaggggttggatagctttcttcgctggggaagcgaagCGCTTCTCGCTTCtttctgatccccagtttcttcagcaagttgatgtcttgaggggagattttggatctctcccactccgtgtTCCCCAGATCTTCGGTCGCCATCTTCGACTCGGGtgtgctgtgcctggtgagtctgcgcggaggcatcaacaatggcgtcgGAGCAACGTGCGAGTGTGGTTGAGCTCAGGAACTGTGGGGCGCAATGGAGGATCTTGgtagaggagagcagaggagcggcgcgagcgaaagtgtccaaggaggaagacgatgaccttaaatagaggtgcggtgtgatatctacgggtgcttctattcttgtagacagtgttgggcctccaagagcagaggtttgtagaacagcagcaagtttccctcaagtggatcacccaaggtttatcgaactcagggaggaagaggtcaaagatatccctctcaagcaaccctgcaatcacgatacaagaagtctcttgtgtccccaacacacctaatacacttgtcagatgtataggtgcactacttcggcgaagagatagtgaaatacaagtagtatggatgtatatgagtggtaatagcaatctgaataaaatatggcagcaagtaaacatgcaacagaacagtaaataagcggtgtttcagtgcttggaaacaaggccaagggatcatactttcactagtggacactctcaacattgatcacataaataaataagttctcttcctttgtgctacatatactcttgtttgataatgaacaccattcgttgtgtagggctacaagagcacctcaatgccggagttaacaagctccacaacattcggcattcatatttaagtaacctttagagcataatagatctttgcaatttaaacagagtactaacatagcatacacactgtcacctttacactatgaagggggaatagatcacatcaatactatcatagtaataattaactccataacctacaagacattatcatcatagcctacgccaagaactacacgatgcacacactgtcaccattacaccgtgaaggaggaatagactactttaataacatcacaagagtagcacatagactaatagtgatacaaagctcatatgaatctcaatcatgtaaggcagctcatgagatcattgtattgaagtacataggagagagattaaccacatagctaccggtacagcccttagcctcgatggagaactactccctcctcatgggagacagcagcggtgatgaagatggtggtggtgttgatggagatgccttccgggggcacttccccgtcccagcggcgtgccggaacagagactcctgtcccccagatcttggcttcgcgatggcggcggctctggaaggtttctcgtaccgtggctttttcttatcgacgatttaggtcagggaggcttatataggcgaagagtcggagtcggaaggctgatgaggcagccacacaacaggggggcgcgctccccccttgggccgcgccggccacctgtgtTGTGGGCCTGTGGCTATCCTCTGGCCtctctctggtgttctggaagcttcgtgcaattataagatgctgggcgttgatttcgtccaattccaagaatatttccttactaggatttctgaaaccaaaaacagcagaaaacaggaactggcacttcggcatctcgtcaataggttagttccggaaaacgcatcaaaacgatataaagtgtgaacaaaacatgtaggtattgtcataaaactagcatggaacataagaaattatagatacgtttgagacgtatcaagcatccccaagcttagttcctactcgccctcgagtaggtaaacgataacaagaataatttcttaagtgacatgctaccaacatgatcttgatcaacattattgtaaagcatatgagatgaatgcaacgattcgaagcaatgatgaatacaatgagtaaacaactgaatcatatagcaaagacttttcatgaatagtactttcaagacaagcatcaataagacttgcataatagttaactcataagcaataaattcttagtagaaatctttgaaacaacacaaaggaagatataagtttcagcagttgctttcaacttcaacatgcatacctcatggatatttgtcaacataaagcaatataacaagtgcaataggtaaacatgtaagaatcaatgcacacagttgacacaagtgttttcttctaagataaaaagaataggtaaactgactcaacaataaagtaaaagaatggcccttcgcagagggaagcagggattaaatcatgtgctagagctttttaagttttgaaatcatatagagagcataaaagtaaagttttgagaggtgtttgttgttgtcaacgaatggtagcgggtactataactaccttatcaaccagactttcaagagtggctcccatgaaggacgttatctctaccagcaaggtagatcatccctcttctcttttgtttacacatgtattttagtttttctttatttattttatggatgacactcctcccaaccttttgcttacacaagccatggctaaccgaatcctcgggtgccttccaacaatcacataccatgaaggagtgtctatttgcaaaattaatttgcttactgatgaatcagagcaaaacatgtgaagagaattattaatgcaagttaattaatcggggctgggaaccccgttgccagctctttttacaaaattattggataagcggatgagccactagtccattgtgaaagtctgtcagaagtaaatgacaagatcgaaagataaaacaccacatacttcctcatgagctataaaacattgacacaaataagagataataccttttgaattgtttaaaggtagcacatgaagtatttgcttggaatggcaggaaataccacatagtaggtaggtatggtggacacaaatggcatggattttggctcaaggatttggatgcacgagaagaattcctctcaatacaaggctaggctagcaaggttggttgaagcaaactcaagtataaaacggtgcagcaagactcacatatgaacatattgtaagcattataagactttacatcgtcttccttgttgttcaaacactttaaccagaaaatatctagacttagagagaccaatcatgcaaaccaaattttaacaagttctatgtagttcttcattaataggtgcaaagtacatgatgcaagagcttaaacatgatctatatgagcacaacaattgccaagtatcaaattattcaagacattataccaattaccacatgcagcattttctttttccaaccatataacaatgaacgaagcagtttcaaccttcgccatgaacattaaaagtaaagctaagaacacatgtgttcatatgaacgagcggagcgtgtctctctcccacacaagcatgaatttattcaaacaaaacaaaaacaaacagacgctccaagtaaagcacataagatgtgaccgaataaaaatatagtttcaagagaagtgacctgataagttgtcgatgaagaaggggatgccttgggcatccccaagcttagatgctcgagtcttcttgaaatatgcagggatgaaccatgggtgcatccccaagcttagacttttaactcttcttgatcatagtatatcatcctcctctcttgacccttgaaaacttcctccacaccaaacttaaaacaaactcattagagggttagtgcataatcaaaaattcacatgttcagaggtagcacaatcattcttaacacttctggacattgcccaaagctactggaagttaatggaacaaagaaatccatccaacacagcaaagaggcaatgcgaaataaaaagacagaatctgtcaaaacagaacagtccgtaaagacgaaatttttagaggcactggacttgctcagatgaaaatgctcaaattgaatgaaagttgcgtacatatctgaggatcacgcacgtaaattggcagatttttctgagttacctacagagaaccctgcccaaattcgtgatagacagaaatctgtttctgcgcagtaatccaaatctagtatgaaccttgctatcaaagactttacttggcacaacaatgcaataaaataagataaggagagattgctacagtagtaacaacttccaagacacaacaaaacagtagcaaaataaagacatgggttatctcccaagaagttctttctttatagccattaagatgggctcagcaattttaatgatgcactcgcaataaataagagttgaagaaaaagagagcatcaagaagcaaattcaaaacacatttaagtctaacatgcttcctatgcataggaatcttgtaaataaacaagttcatgaagagcaaagtaacaagcataggaagataaaaccagtgtaacttcaaaaatttcagcatatagagaggtgttttagtaacatgaaaatttctacaaccatattttcctctctcataataactttcagaggcatcatgaacaaactcaacaatataagtatcacataaagcattcttattcacatgcataaaagtatcatttctctccacataagcataatcaattttattagttgtagtgggagcaaattcaacaaagtagctatcattattattctcatcatcaaatataggaggtatagtatcatcataataaactttatcctccatagtaggcggcaccaaaagaccactatcattataatcatcatatatgggaggcatatcataatcaacataaactttctcctcaatacccggagggctaaagagatcattttcatcaaaaccgacctccccaagcttagaacttgtatatcattatcaacaatggtgttcaaagcgttcatactaatattactactagcatgcaaataaggttccataggttttttaattttcgcattaaaccattcatgtcttgactcaggaaatagtttaaaaagctcacacatgttttccattatgccttactagtgtttaacaagaaacaaaaagatacaattgcaggatctaaaggaaatatcttcgaacactcacacaatggcgccagaaaagtacttagttacctgggaccggagtatgagtgccttttacctttcctcccggcaacggcaccagaaaagtgcttgatgtccacaactggcgcgtggttgacgtgggaggtctgatggcggttgacgggcttgagggagtgtcttgattcgtccccggcaacggcgccagaaaagtgcttgatgtctacgggtgcttctattcttgtagacagtgttgggcctccaagagcagaggtttgtagaacagcagcaagtttcccttaagtggatcacccaaggtttatcgaactcagggaggaagaggtcaaagatatccctctcaagcaaccctgcaatcatgatacaagaagtctcttgtgtccccaacacacctaatacacttgtcagatgtataggtgcactagttcggcaaagagatagtgaaatacaagtagtatggatgtatatgagtggtaatagcaatctgaataaaatatggcagcgagtaaacatgcaacagaacagtaaataagcggtgtttcagtgcttggaaacaaggcctagggatcatattttcactagtggacactctcaacattgatcacataaataaataagttctcttcctttgtgctacatatactcttgtttgataatgaacaccattcgttgtgtagggctacaagagcacctcaatgccagagttaacaagctccacaacattcggcattcatatttaaataacctttagagcataataaatctttgcaatttaaaccgagtactaacatagcatacacactgtcacctttacactatgaagggggaatagatcacatcaatactatcatagtaataattaactccataacctacaagagattatgatcatagcctacgccaagaactacacgatgcacacactgtcaccattacaccgtgaaggaggaatagactactttaataacatcacaagagtagcacatagactaatagtgatacaaagctcatatgaatctcaatcatgtaaggcagctcatgagatcattgtattgaagtacataggagagagattaaccacatagctaccggtacagccttagcctcgatggagaactactccctcctcatgggagacagcagcggtgatgaagatggcggtggtgttgatggagaagccttccgggggcacttccccgtcccggcggcgtgccggaacagagactcctgtcccccagatcttggcttcgcgatggcggcggctctggaaggtttctcgtaccgtggctttttcttatcgaagatttaggtcagggaggcttatataggcgaagagtcggagtcggaaggctgacgaggcagccacacaacaggggggcgcgcccccccttgggccgcgccggccacctgtgtggtgggcctgtggctctcctctggcccctctccggtgttctggaagcttcgtgcaattataagatgctgggcgttgatttcgtccaattacaagaatatttccttactaggatttctgaaaccaaaaacagcagaaaacaagaactggcacttcggcatctcgtcaataggttagttccggaaaacgcatcaaaacgatataaagtgtgaacaaaacatgtaggtattgtcatcaaactagcatggaacataagaaattatagatacgtttgagacgtatcacggtgaatcagcgcaccgttggatggagaaaatgtgggatagatggtgtacacgtggataaGGGGTAAAAACGCAATTTCACTGAGAAGGGAAAGAACAggcgttacagtgcgtgcgccaggaaaagcggaggacgtgtgtcccccacttgcacgacgtgtcaacttgataaGAGATTTGGGCCCacgagacagagagagagcagttctcgcgttttcccgatacagtgatcgtggctatcgtgagcaatgatgtcaccttggcaagagaaaatctcgactatgaagcttcataagaatggcgacaacagtagattattgattatttcgagagcctttgatcaaaaacaagtttttgcccaaatgctcgggggctactcccatcgggagcgctggtcgcgcacccgatagatataaaaagttcgagaaagaatgaaaatataTTGACATGAGGCATTaatgtgttgagcctacaaccaagcacaagtccttggctgtagcctcgggggctactcccatcgggaacgctgttcgcgtgcccgatgaaattataaaaaaagagagaagaagaagtgagcatatttagagttatacaaataactctacatatactcccatcgggaaggcaaaataagtcatccgttgactcaataaaatgtgctattccaacagccgaaaaagcactcgacaatatattctcagagcgccaaagtagcgaataatctctgaatgccgcaaaacattgcgaaggtaagaccccagatccgttctgggcagcgtggcgccgtctctgatgtcggtttgctacttttttccgtatcaacagatacgaagaaaaatcctaacggacgcgttaggtacccgataaaatatgactgggacttgacagaatggtaagaccttaagcggcacctgtcaaaGTTtataccagtatcccgagatcatgtccagggacgtgatcttgaagtaggtttttgcggattgccactagagcagttaactagtacctgatccgtcagatgaactagccccaactaccattatccctgtacaatatagaattgcgtatctaaagatatgtgataaattcggcAGATGTACTGAATgactaaagttggagattttccctgactcttcgattcaagcaaaatctcgggggctactgacataggcatccccaatgggcctgccgaagatggtacccagggtttactgaaggcccatgactcgaagaatgagaagattcggaagcccaagatgctagtaaggaaagctagagttgtattaggaagtataacttgtaatcttgcgggacgggttagaaaccctcccggactctgtaacttgtgtattacgaaacgcttggctccacctcctatataagggggagtcgagggacaaagagaggatcgaaaatctactgtcaacataaccctagtttcatattcatcgagcacttttcggctgaaaccttcgagatctacttgccctctacattcaacgaaaccctagtctacaatccgtaggcatttacaagttaataccttgtcaacagGTATGCAGGACATGCCAACGCACACGCAGCAAACAGGGGGCCccacaggggccaaggagtgaaattcaccttccacctccacccgcaatcaCCAACGAAAACCGACATCAGTTGCAATTGGCGGCAAACCCAGAGAATGGTCCTTACATTGATACAAATGGAGCGGtggcgatgattcagaaaggcaggccttcGAATAGGGTCCAAAAGGTGATTTCACGACAAGTatatatggcagagaagatgcctccaccaacgatcgaGTATCTGAATTGGTCAGGGTAGGATATCGGGTTCACTCAAGCGGATCATCCACCTCAAGTTCCACGGCCAGGGCAATCAGCTATGATCTTGCCAGCtgtgattgcaggattcgatgtttcgcgcgtattcatagatggagggagcAGTTTGAACCTTATGTTCGTagacacattgaggaagatgaacatatctctgtcCAACCTGAAACCAACAGACATGCGTTTCCATGACATTAAACCTGAGAAGCCGAACTATCCACAAGGGAAGAtcgatctcgacgttcagttcggaactcgagagaattacagaagagagaagctggagttcgaagtcatagattttccgtcacagtatcATGCTCTACTGGGACGACCCGCGTATGCCAGATTCATGGCAGTGCCGCACtatacgtacctgttgtggagaaatcctggacccaagggcccaatcacGGTAAAGGGAAGTTTTGCTCTTGcaaataagtgcgacaaggacatCCACAagatgtcagaaactttcgggatgcaggcagagtatGCAGCATCAAGATTAACAACTGATTACGATGTGTTACCTGGCGGAGGAAGGACACTGAAGGAGAAAACTTTCGACACCTCCAAAaattccaaggaagtacagattcacccgatagATCCTAAGAAGATGACAGCtatcgcaacaaatatggatagcgcataggaaagcgcgctcgtcgagttcctccgtgagcgctgggaaatctttgcatggCGTCCAGCTGACAAGccaggagtacctagggaacttgccgagcacccgctTAACCTAGATCCACGAGCCAGAccaattcgacaacctttgcggcgcttCTCCGAGCCAACCGCAAGGCTATGTTATATGAGATTAATCGACTCAGAAAGGCAAACTTCATCAAAGAACTGTACACTGAAGCTACATGggtcgctaacccagtgctgctcccgaagaaaaacactaatgtccttcgcatgtgcgtcgacttcacgtacctcaataaacattgtccaaaggatcacttccccctcccgaggatcgatcaaattatcgactccacgggaggatgcgaacgtctttctttCCTGGATGCgtactctggttacaaccagatccgcctaaaagaagaagatgaagtcaaaacagctttcatagccccttatggcgtgttttgttaaagaacaatgcctttcggattgaaaaacgcgggagtaaCTTATcataggatgatgcagaagtgtctcgccACACAGATCGGCAGGAACgttcaagtatacattgacgatgtcgttatAACAATGAAGCAAGGATCATCCCTGATCGATGATCTCAAGGAAACATTTGaccacctcgacaaattttgcctcaagctgaacccgaaaaAATGTTCCTTTGGTGTTCATGTAGGAGAACTCCTCGTGTTCttggtatcagcaagagggatcgaggctaACCCGAAGAAAATTCAACCCATCGTCACAATGAGTAAGTCAACCAAGCTCAAGGAAATACAACACTTAACtggacgagtcgcagctttaagcagattcgtcgccaggctgggagaaaaagcgttgccgtTTTATG includes the following:
- the LOC139832469 gene encoding uncharacterized protein, whose translation is MILPAVIAGFDVSRVFIDGGSSLNLMFVDTLRKMNISLSNLKPTDMRFHDIKPEKPNYPQGKIDLDVQFMAVPHYTYLLWRNPGPKGPITVKGSFALANKCDKDIHKMSETFGMQAEYAASRLTTDYDVLPGGGRTLKEKTFDTSKNSKEVQIHPIDPKKMTAIATNMDSA